The genomic window TTGAAGAAAGGGAAACTTACTGTTGTACGATAAGAACGAACACCAGAACCCATCAGTGGATGACTATGTTCTTTTACAAATTTAGTAACAACCCACTTCCCACATTTATTAACTTTGACCATCATCATTGCCTCGCAGCCTTCTCTTATGCTAACCCGTGGTTTCCGATAAGGGTTGACTTTATCATTTTTCCCTCTCACATGAAAACCTTCCTTATTGCAAGTAAGACGACGAGAAATAATTCTGTTGTCAATTTCAGAACGATGACATTTATCAATGCGCACAATAAACCCTTCCTGTCTTGCATATTCATCATAAAAGTTCTTGGCATCAGCTTCAGAATCAAATTCCATACCAATATATGGTTCCAAAATTGAAGCGCCCACACATGGTCCTACTGTTTTTTCAGCAGAACTTTCGTTAGCAGTTACCAGTTCAGCTTCCAACTCCACTAACCAGATAACAATAAACAATTCGTTATTCAAATAACATATTCCCTCTTGAACTTATCAACACAAAAATCTtgcatataaaaatatatattttttcctcTAACTACTATATGGAGCCAACTTGAAAGTAATTCACACAATTGCAACATCATCAATGAGAAAATCAATGGTTCAAGACTTCAACAGCATATAAATACTAGCATGACAAAGCATAAACATCTGATATTCAAGTCACTGATTTTCTCATTAATGATTAAAAATTCTCACTTTACCGTCGAAAGTTCATGGTGAAACCACAACAAGAGATCAATAAAATCCTAAATTTTCTAATAATCCTAACTAAATTGGACCTATCTATAACATGAAACCACAAGAAGACATAACCCATTCATTACAAAGTCCAAAAATCCTTAACAAATAGACACTGTTCTAAACCCACATTGCAAAAAACACAAGACCACGCTTGACAAAGCGAGAATAATCAAACTATCCTCAGAATTTAGTCAAATTTTTTCCTCCGCAAAATTGGATTTTCCATAAAGTTCTGTTTTTGTATAATTTAACATGAAAATAACAAGGTTGGAGGAAAGGAGGTTAACGCAAAAGCTTACTTGTTAGCGTGTAGAACAGAGCAGAGAGAAATAGGTGCGTGGAAGAAGCAGGGGGCTCACTCTTTTTCTCCTaagcataaaaaccaaaaacGGAGTTAAAAATGAAAacgggaagagagagagagagggaaataCGGAGTGCAAAAGTGGGTCAGGAGTTTGGCCCAAATTAAGAAGCCCATTCATCGTCGCAAAAGGTCTCAAAGCCCAATCTTCAccagacaaaaaataaaaatattgttttGATTCAATCAACTATGGCCATTATTTGGGCTAAGGCCCGTCATatcaccaaaagaaaaaaaatatagtcaTTGTTTGTATTTTCATTTTTCAGGATAAAAGAAGtattatttttaagatttttaatttgaatGTATTGTTTGTGTCAAGCAATTTTATACGTGTATCTAATTATATAGTACTATAGTACTATGTTAGAAAAACTAAACTTTTTACACTGACTGCATAAATAGTTATCCATACGAACAAATATAATTAAATGACGAACAAATATAATTGAACGATTGTATAAAACATTTTGTATTGtcagtatattaaaattaaattttattattaaaaccaaaagttatttattttttgaatNTTACTATATATGTCATCttatttattagtatt from Arachis ipaensis cultivar K30076 chromosome B09, Araip1.1, whole genome shotgun sequence includes these protein-coding regions:
- the LOC107619600 gene encoding protein FAR1-RELATED SEQUENCE 5 isoform X2, whose translation is MEFDSEADAKNFYDEYARQEGFIVRIDKCHRSEIDNRIISRRLTCNKEGFHVRGKNDKVNPYRKPRVSIREGCEAMMMVKVNKCGKWVVTKFVKEHSHPLMGSGVRSYRTTESKDKRIRQLTKELERRDQQCQQYRKLILSLLETVEEQNKFLSTKVEHVVQCVKQLENDVQKPLDTS
- the LOC107619600 gene encoding protein FAR1-RELATED SEQUENCE 5 isoform X1, producing the protein MELEAELVTANESSAEKTVGPCVGASILEPYIGMEFDSEADAKNFYDEYARQEGFIVRIDKCHRSEIDNRIISRRLTCNKEGFHVRGKNDKVNPYRKPRVSIREGCEAMMMVKVNKCGKWVVTKFVKEHSHPLMGSGVRSYRTTESKDKRIRQLTKELERRDQQCQQYRKLILSLLETVEEQNKFLSTKVEHVVQCVKQLENDVQKPLDTS